From one Lotus japonicus ecotype B-129 chromosome 3, LjGifu_v1.2 genomic stretch:
- the LOC130746466 gene encoding protein TRACHEARY ELEMENT DIFFERENTIATION-RELATED 7A-like has protein sequence MDSPLGFVIFAISITFFAIVAQSQIQDGADSFEFILTAPPPPLLPPPPPPPLTQPPPADGSRSPPPPPPHHRRNRHRHHHRSPPPPPPPHRMNAGKKVGLLFVGIAAIMQVFMVGFLVHKRRQLLKANDRYENCS, from the coding sequence ATGGATTCACCACTGGGTTTCGTGATTTTCGCCATCTCAATCACCTTCTTCGCGATTGTTGCTCAATCCCAGATTCAGGATGGTGCTGATTCATTTGAGTTTATATTAACagcaccgccgccgccgctgcTTCCTCCGCCTCCACCGCCGCCACTAACACAACCTCCTCCTGCAGATGGTTCCCgatcgccgccgccgccgccgcctcaCCATCGCCGcaaccgccaccgccaccaccatcgttcaccgcctcctcctcctccaccccaCCGGATGAACGCCGGGAAGAAGGTTGGGCTTCTGTTCGTGGGCATCGCGGCGATCATGCAGGTTTTCATGGTTGGATTCTTGGTGCACAAGAGAAGGCAGCTTTTGAAGGCTAATGACAGATACGAGAATTGTTCATGA
- the LOC130746465 gene encoding growth-regulating factor 5-like gives MMSTASARNRSPFTPTQWQELEQQALVFKYMVTGTPIPPDLIFSIKRSLDSSVSSRLFPHHPIGWGCFEMGFGRKVDPEPGRCRRTDGKKWRCSKEAYADSKYCERHMHRGRNRSRKPVEVSSTPLTTTTATNTPSYTNRNLSLSNNNNMTSPSSFPFSPLPSSIESQNFSQSYQNPSLNPFFYSQSASSRTPDSDFSTQDATTHQLFMDSASYSQDEKDFRNVHGMREGVDERAFFPEASGSAASARSYPDSYQQLSMGSYKSYSNSQFQNINDNPRQEEQHLFVLGTDFKSTRQSKEIKENETTTQKPLHHFFEDWPPKNTDSWLDLSSNSRIPTDE, from the exons ATGATGAGTACTGCTAGTGCAAGAAATAGGTCCCCTTTCACACCAACTCAGTGGCAAGAACTTGAACAACAAGCTCTTGTTTTTAAATACATGGTTACAGGAACACCAATCCCACCAGATCTCATCTTCTCCATTAAAAGAAGTCTAGACTCTTCAGTATCTTCAAGACTCTTCCCACATCATCCCA TTGGGTGGGGATGTTTTGAAATGGGTTTTGGCAGAAAAGTAGACCCAGAGCCAGGAAGGTGCAGAAGAACAGATGGCAAGAAATGGAGATGCTCAAAGGAAGCATATGCAGACTCCAAGTACTGCGAAAGACACATGCACAGAGGCAGAAACCGTTCAAGAAAGCCTGTGGAAGTTTCTTCAACACCTTtaacaaccaccaccgccacaaACACACCATCTTATACTAATAGAAACCTTTCcctcagcaacaacaacaacatgacTTCACcatcttctttccctttctcTCCACTGCCCTCATCTATTGAGTCCCAGAACTTTTCCCAGTCTTACCAAAACCCTTCTCTAAACCCCTTCTTTTACTCCCAATCAGCTTCTTCTAGAACCCCTGATTCTGATTTTTCAACTCAAGATGCCACTACCCACCAGCTGTTTATGGATTCTGCCTCTTATTCTCAAGATGAAAAGGATTTTAG GAATGTTCATGGAATGAGGGAGGGTGTGGATGAGAGAGCTTTCTTCCCAGAAGCTTCAGGGTCTGCTGCTAGTGCTAGGAGCTACCCTGACTCATATCAGCAACTATCAATGGGTTCCTATAAGTCTTATTCAAACTCCCAGTTTCAGAATATCAATGATAACCCAAGACAAGAGGAGCAGCACTTGTTTGTTTTGGGTACTGACTTCAAATCAACAAGACAAAGTAAAGAGATCAAAGAAAATGAGACAACAACACAGAAACCCCTTCACCACTTCTTTGAAGATTGGCCACCAAAGAACACTGATTCCTGGCTAGACCTTTCTTCCAACTCCAGAATCCCAACAG ATGAATAA